Proteins co-encoded in one Lasioglossum baleicum chromosome 3, iyLasBale1, whole genome shotgun sequence genomic window:
- the LOC143207205 gene encoding uncharacterized protein LOC143207205 isoform X3 — MSKATDDDERRRRSLEAGREMLEKYKAERINKVKGTGHGQMDEASDDESFRIDKSIGHRESYVHEGASSRDMTQSSVSMSEGEADGDLEGLAGRVAQLEEMLQGKEAIVEALHAEIDHLRAEPSSPNSSQSQNSSIHGRDMISLYHTKLQEFEKAINKRDNLIEELTWSLQQALSARDNLVTQLNSLNAIEIPDRGRAGTVNCANMQDKIDALEASLRDQRSIIEELNGQLIQMQETRTAEIGDYKLQINNLNEQIRLGAADKNLNVAETMELQKQYEARVDKIKQDTQHILEKLTTERNANDARHQQELKEVAAKHEAEIMNIQEKYEERLKQFKDENKLLADRLNKELPDLETKHAKELSVFQAQMGHYKKTVEALKLELVNRSESQQTAQAELNLYKGKVIELKIQSENARHMQQLEHQKEKEMLGEQIKLHKLQLEEITSKYVTATAILESKESIERSLEQALTNAATLKGENDSLKFKLDDLSSRYSAAQSLIENSQAHERTLSTRIFGLEKSLSRLSGINASTFSELNETAYQSFDEIAIQYHMTRQKLEEKAELEKLLTDKIENLEDEVRKTKEELEQANLTKKSYEKQLKDTRNMCDKYMSELCSLKNHGSDGQSCLQTELPDQQQNKLSSQSKRDSSLDKTEEDQQEMKKLKISLEHRETELAESARKVQELSEKCEKSEEECRQLKNGLAAAWAQCAEVEEKLNQTLALNESKLDFSAPTLSSYDGASTKRMKFGRTDFANDTTVNVSRDQTTDANRLLYEDNDSSDTDVASSLRAKLASTLHENERLVKELESLLEKQVDYDQVKDKAKHCSTLADNLTAEKHRAETENEALRRELRSVHSLKESANQLRAEKDSLRMEIDALICVHNEQISAIKAETASEIRKVQSLVLGVNDGSTELRDLKTELEMRHAREMEELRTYFEQKCLLMEKQYSEEIFSQQSKKMSDNDSEIADLTEGLYFGGAGDCMNASNLSERSSRVASPLADEPSKHISNGFNKSELETTVKALQQQLQNKIIEVQEVKLYYEKALDEQKNRYERELYDNREPERLEFLRDMVTRHCQTEWDAGALESGELTQLRAAYNHQLEEQIALAKLDIVNALQEQMQALLSVESDVDDIWSPELLELRDRLTGNAKREMQLLKDAHAAEVQRLKEEYSRNVARMIDRHQDELNKIRDDSDLNKVLSQDADPVVALDERNSLHRTCATLKTLVEELLKYFLVCEEEVNNTLIGEVLKRQSRDSVGSENQLDNVAKEKVEKSKTEEPDGKSSSSRSRIQRVHFAPQTTEIISIMNSDNDTLPTILRERNDIAEKLRQELNSCVRRLKSESAEILSTTNCNDGDQADCPAKKVDWINRMNEQLTLKLHEAESMILNYQEEMEQLKLTVLDLQRKLINVENKKEVITEGYGENDDVGVEITLQDFSHLQEKARHVLSNGGGDCTVLLQLIEELCRQSDKLMEDARREKEDLQLQVPLEPTPPPYIHRVCCRKIEAADKQLKATRRFLDEQASEREVERDEAAKQIHLLQEQLKEREREKGRDLRITSEQSTLSPEPTSEVPVLQTSDINATVEALESQMREMSSLMSDTEAKKVETESELKAAIDKIWVLRDIITDLEQQLEVKSEKEESLQLQIGQLETVIAAQTKNQQELVQELDAIKMGIESKQLNEHINHLQEELRKHKLSSEQFTVNSTALKQMKSELREMQVQLDKRIKELESVHMCSSNLSLSQPSEDVSIREQIDATRCPTPDDPTSPPMLPLDQLLKVKEKMIKHARAEEVAFKRIKDLEMQVVALKNQNEELQAEQEILQQTTSEQLYQIEAMRGRLEQHKQNAPFAQRQATSRLELQLHEANTKFQSLECVIAEKDLELRDAQSQLDRVNQLLQEKEAEIANVVQVERTAIQKLREHLEIVEEENRILQAKVGVQEHSQLELPRLIDSMLADKNEEIDHLKDQLSKKEKQLELYCSLNLDETQLKELIRQTEPKNSARTLSDILSIHSECEETTEAVRAASSTQMLPNISTLKIPAAFASVKIVDDSAAVPLDISTTTTGTGTATATVNSNSTDKIGLRVPPLDLGSRSHSLSAMSNQQSSEMDLLQHGELNSRTTSEENDTTTDEKEDGRESSVKESGKVDESLVPSACVVSVKHAQTSINESIKEIEKLENQLEAVREELRTKSEILEKRETDLLSLQKLYNELQTELKEVVETLSRDKCFYQNQYELSSASENKIKKDLLEVENVLKLRTAEIQEQKSKMQINEKIITELNSENNKLRVDMKEKEQEHAHELERMRNATLEKDKRLHEFNAKNELLKQEIVECQHEIQRLTEGLNNRDQTIRRLEEMVRRISFSGASSPSNEKDEEIHHLQEYLKEKDKVIRQMNDDSKSLHRALETIQNKMKESGNVVELRRKLKEEQKLNVELRNEIDKLSKELSDLKLAAQRSQDDTDIEDMVQRELNLSAHLDRRLMNAIESDQEDGVCRVENQLQTREHPEAVERSSELKLQLSQANRICDELKKLKDDLEIEKGMLKCQIAEYEGRIFQLKSDLEEECKKVAKLNEELFSEKNLIRNLKIQIEKEHRSMESGHVQDSELIEYLQNKLKTSLDNERKLRNDLSMLRQEHKSIEIQLSLMKEHVQSQKSTDELPKLADLLETERKKYLSMTESFEKEERNNAELKDTLRKLQTEKNRFEMQLEMEVEEKEKLISNLVLVDGIKEHLQTDLSRTKEEMKAREEECEWLQKRIKTMSDAESRRQEQRTSEHNQLKELRREIINTREVMVDLEADMKQSKRELTESLDRELKLAEEVETLRETKTNLLKKLFAVQDEEKKLRDTIAELQQELRSPAERELEFTKESKSRYAGDKNTSTKLFQKIKDLSDSNTKYLNEKSMLQEKLVKALEDKEQLGQRVKLLESRVRRGTESHDANLAISGDYTDKLMHFYGKYMRAHSRRKALTFQKRYLLSVIGSYQISEENTLSILAQLTSEQRSYTTVGRHKKSPKVRFKSAVVVLISIHRMKWLIVRSSAGRRIGVKPLLWNVDQSYVPVPKIAMNHSPPVRDSHPVNDDANFDGYALEHYQRLRNIQQTLGLAMAESGNRQIQPE, encoded by the exons ATGAGCAAAGCGACGGACGATGATGAACGCAGAAGACGCTCTTTGGAAGCAGGCAGAGAAATG CTGGAGAAGTACAAGGCGGAAAGAATTAATAAAGTCAAAGGCACGGGTCATGGCCAGATGGACGAAGCATCCGACGACGAATCTTTTCGTATCGATAAATCCATCGGACACAGAGAGTCTTAC GTGCACGAGGGTGCTTCGTCGAGGGACATGACCCAAAGTAGCGTTAGTATGAGCGAAGGAGAAGCCGACGGCGACTTGGAAGGACTCGCCGGGAGGGTGGCTCAGTTGGAAGAGATGCTACAAGGGAAGGAAGCTATAGTCGAAGCTTTGCACGCCGAGATAGACCACTTACGTGCCGAGCCTTCGTCCCCCAATTCTTCGCAGAGTCAGAACAGTAGTATACACGGCAGAGATATGATCTCATTGTATCATACAAAG TTGCAGGAATTCGAGAAAGCGATAAATAAACGCGACAATTTGATAGAAGAGTTGACGTGGTCTTTGCAGCAAGCATTATCTGCCAGAGATAATCTCGTTACTCAGCTAAATTCTCTGAATGCCATAGAAATTCCGGACAGAGGTCGTGCCGGTACGGTAAATTGCGCAAACATGCAGGACAAG ATCGACGCTTTGGAAGCCAGTTTGCGCGACCAAAGATCGATTATAGAGGAATTGAACGGGCAGTTGATACAGATGCAAGAGACACGAACTGCCGAGATCGGCGATTACAAATTGCAAATAAACAACCTGAACGAACAGATTCGTTTGGGTGCAGCTGACAAGAATTTGAATGTCGCCGAGACTATGGAACTGCAAAAGCAGTACGAGGCGCGCGTCGATAAAATCAAGCAGGACACGCAAcatattttagaaaaattgacAACCGAGAGAAACGCAAACGACGCGCGGCATCAACAAGAGTTAAAA GAGGTGGCTGCGAAACACGAAGCGGAAATAATGAACATTCAAGAGAAGTACGAGGAACGGTTGAAACAGTTCAAGGATGAAAATAAACTGCTGGCTGATCGTTTGAACAAAGAGTTGCCCGATCTGGAAACCAAAcacgccaaagaactgtccgtATTTCAGGCACAAATGGGTCATTACAAGAAAACCGTTGAGGCTCTGAAGCTCGAATTGGTAAATCGATCAGAGTCCCAGCAAACGGCACAGGCCGAACTGAATCTATACAAAGGAAAAGTGATCGAGCTGAAAATTCAATCGGAGAACGCACGGCACATGCAACAATTGGAACatcagaaagagaaagaaatgcTGGGCGAACAGATCAAGCTGCACAAGCTACAGTTGGAAGAGATTACGTCGAAATATGTTACCGCGACCGCGATTCTAGAATCGAAAGAGAGCATCGAACGTTCCCTCGAACAGGCCCTGACGAATGCCGCGACACTGAAGGGCGAGAACGAcagtttaaagtttaaactTGACGACTTATCGTCGAGATACTCCGCGGCTCAGTCGTTGATCGAAAATAGTCAAGCGCACGAACGAACGCTGAGCACTCGAATTTTCGGCCTAGAAAAATCCTTGTCCAGACTGAGCGGTATAAACGCGAGTACGTTCAGTGAACTAAACGAAACCGCTTATCAAAGTTTCGACGAAATTGCGATTCAGTATCACATGACGAGACAGAAACTCGAGGAGAAAGCGGAACTGGAGAAGCTTCTGACCGATAAAATCGAGAATCTCGAGGACGAGGTTCGGAAGACAAAGGAGGAGCTAGAGCAAGCAAATCTGACGAAAAAGTCGTACGAAAAGCAATTAAAGGACACGAGGAACATGTGCGACAAGTACATGTCCGAACTTTGCTCGTTGAAAAACCATGGCTCGGACGGACAGAGTTGTTTGCAAACAGAGTTGCCCGACCAGcaacaaaataaattgtctagtCAAAGCAAGAGAGATTCTTCGTTGGATAAAACCGAGGAAGACCAACAGGAGATGAAAAAACTGAAAATCAGTCTGGAGCATAGGGAAACAGAACTTGCGGAGTCTGCGAGAAAGGTGCAGGAGCTGTCGGAGAAATGCGAGAAGTCCGAAGAGGAATGTCGCCAGCTAAAAAATGGACTGGCCGCTGCTTGGGCTCAGTGCGCCGAGGTAGAAGAGAAGTTGAATCAAACGTTGGCTTTGAACGAGAGCAAACTCGATTTCTCTGCACCAACGTTGTCCAGTTACGACGGTGCGTCGACGAAGCGAATGAAATTTGGTAGAACCGATTTCGCGAACGATACCACCGTCAACGTTTCGCGCGATCAAACTACGGACGCCAACAGGCTTCTCTACGAGGACAACGATTCGTCGGACACCGACGTGGCATCGTCGTTACGGGCGAAGCTGGCGTCGACTTTGCACGAAAACGAAAGATTGGTCAAGGAACTGGAATCTTTGCTGGAAAAGCAAGTCGATTACGATCAAGTTAAGGACAAAGCGAAACACTGTTCCACACTGGCGGATAATTTGACAGCCGAGAAACACCGTGCCGAAACGGAGAACGAGGCTCTGAGGCGAGAACTGAGGAGCGTGCACTCGTTAAAAGAGTCCGCGAATCAACTGCGAGCGGAGAAAGATTCGTTGAGAATGGAAATCGATGCGTTGATTTGCGTTCACAATGAACAAATAAGCGCGATCAAAGCCGAGACCGCCTCGGAAATTAGGAAAGTTCAGTCGTTGGTGTTGGGCGTGAATGACGGTAGCACGGAACTGCGTGATCTCAAAACGGAATTGGAGATGCGGCACGCCagggaaatggaagagttgCGGACGTATTTCGAGCAGAAATGTCTGCTGATGGAGAAGCAATACTCGGAGGAGATTTTCAGTCAACAATCGAAGAAAATGTCCGACAACGACAGCGAAATAGCCGACTTGACGGAAGGGTTGTATTTCGGCGGTGCCGGGGACTGTATGAACGCTTCGAATCTTTCCGAACGTAGTTCGAGGGTTGCTTCTCCGTTAGCGGACGAACCGTCGAAACACATTAGCAACGGCTTCAACAAGTCCGAGCTCGAGACAACCGTCAAGGCGTTGCAGCAACAACTGCAGAACAAAATAATAGAGGTCCAGGAGGTGAAACTGTATTACGAGAAGGCGTTGGACGAACAGAAGAACAGATACGAAAGGGAATTGTACGATAACAGGGAACCAGAGAGACTGGAATTTCTACGAGATATGGTAACTCGG CATTGTCAAACAGAGTGGGATGCGGGTGCGTTGGAAAGCGGTGAATTAACGCAACTGCGAGCAGCCTACAACCATCAATTGGAAGAACAGATCGCACTCGCTAAGTTGGATATTGTCAATGCGCTTCAAGAACAGATGCAG GCTCTCCTGTCGGTTGAGTCGGACGTTGACGACATTTGGTCGCCAGAGTTGCTAGAATTACGCGACAGACTGACCGGTAATGCGAAACGCGAGATGCAGCTGCTGAAAGATGCTCATGCCGCGGAAGTGCAACGACTTAAGGAGGAATACTCGCGCAACGTAGCCAGAATGATAGACCGTCATCAAGATgaactgaataaaattcgagACGATTCCGATTTGAACAAAGTCTTGTCCCAGGATGCGGATCCAGTTGTTGCTCTGGACGAGAG AAATAGTTTGCATAGAACTTGTGCCACTCTGAAGACGTTGGTCGAAGAgctgttaaaatattttctcgtaTGCGAAGAGGAAGTGAACAATACTCTGATCGGCGAAGTTCTCAAAAGACAATCGCGCGATAGCGTCGGTAGCGAGAATCAATTAGACAACGTCGCCAAGGAAAAAGTTGAAAAGTCGAAGACCGAAGAACCCGATGGTAAATCGAGTTCCTCTCGGTCGAGGATTCAGCGAGTTCACTTCGCTCCGCAAACCACAGAAATAATATCCATAATGAACAGTGATAACGATACCTTGCCAACGATATTGCGAGAACGGAACGACATTGCCGAGAAACTCAGACAAGAATTGAATAGCTGCGTGCGACGTTTAAAGTCCGAGAGCGCCGAGATTCTCTCGACCACTAATTGCAACGACGGAGATCAAGCCGACTGTCCCGCGAAAAAAGTAGACTGGATCAATCGGATGAACGAACAGCTGACTCTGAAGCTGCACGAAGCGGAATCGATGATCCTGAACTACCAAGAGGAAATGGAACAGCTGAAACTCACCGTCCTCGATCTTCAAAGAAAGCTGATCAATGTAGAGAACAAGAAGGAGGTAATTACCGAAGGTTACGGAGAGAACGACGATGTTGGCGTAGAAATTACCTTGCAAGACTTTTCGCATCTACAGGAGAAAG CGAGACACGTATTGTCGAACGGAGGAGGAGATTGTACAGTCTTGTTGCAACTGATAGAGGAATTGTGTAGACAGAGCGACAAGTTGATGGAGGATGCTAGGAGGGAGAAGGAAGACTTGCAGCTGCAG GTACCTTTAGAACCTACTCCTCCCCCATACATTCACAGGGTTTGCTGCCGAAAG ATCGAGGCAGCGGATAAACAATTGAAAGCGACGCGAAGATTCTTGGATGAGCAAGCGAGCGAAAGAGAAGTGGAACGAGACGAAGCAGCAAAGCAGATACATCTTTTGCAAGAACAACTGAAGGAGCGTGAACGCGAAAAGGGAAGAGATCTGCGAATCACCTCAGAG CAGTCTACACTATCACCCGAACCAACGTCAGAGGTCCCCGTGCTTCAAACATCTGACATCAATGCAACT GTGGAGGCTCTCGAGTCTCAGATGAGGGAAATGTCGTCGCTCATGTCCGACACGGAAGCCAAGAAGGTTGAGACGGAGAGCGAACTGAAAGCAGCTATCGACAAGATCTGGGTGCTGCGAGACATTATTACCGATTTGGAGCAACAGTTGGAAGTCAAGTCGGAGAAGGAAGAGTCTTTGCAGCTTCAAATCGGGCAATTGGAAACGGTGATCGCTGCTCAAACCAAGAACCAGCAAGAACTAGTTCAGGAGCTGGATGCGATTAAAATGGGTATCGAAAGTAAACAGCTAAACGAGCACATCAATCATTTGCAG GAGGAGTTGAGAAAACACAAACTGAGCTCCGAACAGTTTACCGTTAATTCGACTGCTCTGAAACAAATGAAGTCGGAGCTTCGCGAGATGCAAGTTCAATTGGACAAGAGGATCAAAGAATTGGAATCGGTGCACATGTGCAGCTCTAATTTGAGTCTGAGTCAGCCTAGCGAGGACGTGTCGATCAGGGAGCAAATCGACGCGACACGGTGTCCTACTCCGGACGATCCTACTTCACCGCCAATGTTGCCATTGGATCAATTGCTCAAGGTCAAGGAGAAGATGATTAAACACGCGAGAGCGGAGGAGGTCGCGTTCAAGAGGATCAAAGATTTGGAGATGCAAGTGGTCGCTCTGAAGAACCAGAACGAAGAGTTGCAGGCGGAGCAGGAGATCTTGCAACAAACCACCTCCGAGCAATTATACCAGATCGAGGCGATGCGTGGCCGTCTGGAGCAGCACAAGCAGAACGCGCCATTCGCGCAGAGGCAAGCGACGTCGCGGCTCGAGTTGCAGCTTCACGAAGCCAACACCAAATTTCAGTCGTTGGAATGCGTCATAGCGGAGAAAGACTTGGAACTGAGGGACGCTCAAAGTCAATTGGACAGGGTGAACCAACTGTTGCAAGAGAAGGAAGCGGAAATCGCGAATGTCGTCCAGGTGGAGAGAACCGCCATCCAGAAGCTGAGAGAACACTTGGAGATCGTCGAGGAGGAGAATAGAATTTTACAGGCCAAAGTCGGCGTTCAGGAACATTCTCAGCTGGAATTGCCGCGGCTGATCGACAGTATGCTGGCCGATAAAAACGAGGAGATCGATCACCTGAAGGATCAATTATCGAAAAAAGAAAAGCAACTGGAACTGTATTGTTCGTTGAATCTGGATGAAACGCAACTGAAAGAACTGATTCGGCAAACGGAACCCAAGAATAGTGCTCGTACCTTGAGCGACATTCTGTCGATTCATTCGGAATGCGAGGAAACGACCGAGGCCGTACGGGCTGCCAGTTCCACTCAAATGCTGCCAAACATATCTACCTTGAAAATTCCCGCGGCATTCGCATCGGTTAAAATCGTGGATGACTCGGCGGCGGTGCCATTGGACATCtccacgaccaccaccggcaccggcaccgccaccgccaccgtCAACAGCAACAGTACCGATAAGATTGGATTACGCGTGCCACCGTTGGACCTAGGCTCTCGTTCTCATAGTTTGTCGGCCATGTCGAATCAACAGTCTTCGGAGATGGACTTGTTGCAGCACGGTGAACTGAACTCGAGGACCACCTCGGAGGAGAACGACACGACGACGGACGAGAAAGAGGACGGACGAGAATCGTCGGTAAAGGAGTCCGGTAAAGTCGACGAGTCGCTCGTTCCCTCGGCGTGCGTCGTTTCCGTGAAGCACGCTCAAACCTCCATCAACGAGTCCATcaaggaaattgaaaaattggagaATCAACTGGAAGCCGTGCGAGAGGAGTTGCGAACGAAATCAGAGATTTTGGAGAAGCGCGAGACAGACTTGCTGTCTCTGCAGAAGTTGTACAACGAGCTGCAAACGGAATTGAAAGAAGTCGTGGAGACGCTCTCCAGGGACAAGTGTTTTTACCAGAATCAGTACGAATTGTCGTCGGCGTCCGAAAATAAAATCAAAAAGGACCTTCTAGAAGTGGAGAACGTTTTGAAACTGAGAACTGCGGAAATTCAGGAACAGAAAAGCAAGATGCAGATCAACGAGAAGATCATCACGGAGTTGAACTCGGAGAACAACAAGCTGAGGGTGGATATGAAGGAGAAGGAGCAAGAACACGCGCACGAGCTGGAGAGGATGAGGAACGCGACTCTCGAGAAGGACAAACGATTGCACGAATTTAACGCGAAGAACGAGTTGCTCAAGCAGGAAATCGTCGAGTGTCAACACGAGATTCAGAGGCTGACGGAAGGTCTGAACAACAGAGATCAGACCATCAGACGGCTGGAGGAAATGGTCAGACGTATTAGCTTTTCGGGCGCGTCCTCGCCTTCGAACGAAAAGGACGAGGAGATTCATCATCTGCAGGAATATCTGAAAGAGAAGGACAAAGTGATACGGCAAATGAACGATGACAGCAAGAGCTTGCATAGAGCGTTGGAgaccatacaaaataaaatgaagGAGTCCGGTAACGTGGTCGAGCTCCGGAGGAAACTGAAAGAAGAACAGAAACTGAACGTTGAGTTGAGGAACGAGATAGACAAACTGAGCAAGGAATTGTCGGATTTAAAATTGGCTGCGC AGCGTTCGCAGGACGACACCGACATCGAGGATATGGTGCAAAGGGAGCTGAATTTATCGGCGCATCTGGACAGGCGACTGATGAATGCCATTGAAAGCGACCAGGAGGACGGCGTGTGCAGAGTGGAGAACCAACTTCAAACCAGAGAACATCCGGAGGCGGTTGAAAGGAGCAGcgaattaaaattacaattgagcCAAGCGAATAGAATCTGCGACGAATTGAAAAAGCTGAAAGACGACTTGGAGATCGAAAAGGGAATGCTCAAGTGTCAGATCGCCGAGTACGAAGGTCGGATCTTCCAGCTGAAGTCGGACCTGGAGGAAGAATGCAAGAAGGTCGCGAAGCTCAACGAGGAACTGTTTTCCGAGAAGAACTTGATTCGTAACTTGAAGATCCAAATCGAGAAAGAACATAGATCGATGGAATCCGGCCACGTGCAAGACTCGGAGCTGATCGAGTACCTTCAGAACAAGCTGAAGACCTCTCTGGACAACGAGAGGAAGTTACGCAACGATCTATCAATGTTGCGGCAGGAGCACAAAAGCATAGAGATACAGCTGAGTTTGATGAAGGAGCACGTACAGTCCCAGAAGTCAACGGACGAGTTGCCAAAGCTGGCAGACCTTTTGGAAACCGAGAGGAAAAAGTATTTGTCGATGACGGAAAGCTTCGAAAAGGAGGAGCGTAATAACGCGGAACTAAAGGACACTCTGAGGAAGTTGCAAACGGAGAAGAATCGGTTCGAGATGCAGCTCGAGATGGAAGTCGAGGAGAAGGAGAAACTGATAAGCAACCTTGTCCTGGTCGATGGGATCAAGGAGCATCTTCAAACAGATCTTAGCCGCACCAAAGAGGAGATGAAAGCGCGAGAGGAGGAGTGCGAATGGCTCCAAAAGAGGATCAAAACTATGTCCGATGCGGAATCCAGAAGGCAAGAGCAGAGGACCAGCGAACACAACCAGCTCAAGGAATTGAGACGGGAAATTATCAACACAAGAGAAGTCATG GTGGACTTGGAAGCTGATATGAAACAGTCCAAGAGGGAATTGACAGAATCGCTTGACCGCGAGTTGAAACTGGCGGAAGAGGTGGAGACTCTGAGGGAGACAAAAACCAATCTGCTGAAGAAATTGTTCGCTGTCCAAGACGAAGAGAAGAAGTTGCGGGACACGATCGCAGAGTTGCAACAGGAATTGAGATCGCCCGCGGAAAGGGAATTGGAGTTTACCAAGGAATCGAAGAGCCGATACGCTGGCGATAAGAACACGTCTACCAAGCTGTTTCAAAAGATCAAG GATCTCAGCGATAGCAACACAAAGTATCTGAACGAGAAAAGTATGCTTCAAGAGAAGCTTGTGAAAGCGCTGGAAGATAAGGAGCAACTCGGTCAACGAGTCAAATTGCTCGAATCACGCGTCAGAAGAGGTACCGAATCTCACGATGCGAACCTGGCGATTAGTGGAGATTACACGGACaag TTGATGCACTTTTATGGGAAATATATGAGAGCCCATTCTAGACGCAAGGCTCTAACTTTCCAGAAGCGTTACTTGTTGAGCGTGATAGGTAGTTATCAGATTTCGGAGGAGAACACGTTATCTATACTCGCGCAATTGACCAGCGAGCAACGGTCGTACACTACCGTAGGCCGGCACAAAAAGTCGCCGAAAGTGCGTTTCAAGAGTGCGGTTGTAGTTCTCATCAGTATCCACAGAATGAAGTGGCTGATCGTCAGATCGAGCGCCGGCAGAAGGATAGGAGTGAAGCCGTTGCTGTGGAACGTGGATCAGTCGTATGTACCGGTGCCTAAAATTGCCATGAACCATTCGCCTCCTGTTCGAGACAGCCACCCCGTAAA CGATGATGCTAATTTCGACGGATACGCGCTTGAACATTATCAGCGGTTAAGGAATATTCAACAGACATTAGGTTTAGCGATGGCCGAATCTGGAAATCGTCAGATACAGCCCGAATAG